The sequence below is a genomic window from Flavobacteriales bacterium.
ACCTGACAAGTTTTTGAAAATACTCTACACCATCCATTTCAATACGCTGAAATGGTCTACTGAACAGCGAACCATGTCTTGCGTGTGCCTTATTGAATGCCTGCGTATAGCCATTGAACAGGTTGGAGAACCGTTGGGAAATGAATTTTGAAAGAATTTCTTCCTGCTCTAACCCTGTCAGAGTTCGGAACTCTGACAGGGTTGTCCTCCTGCCTCCGGCACTCTTCAGGTATTCCCCAATCAGTTCCGATTCGTTCCTGCAACTGATGAACAGATGAAAGTGGTCAGGCATTAGGCAATACGCATACGTTTTTACCAATGGTGTAAGATGATGACGGTACCGATCTAAAAAATAACGGTGATTGTCGTTTACTCTGAACAAGCGTTCATTGCCATTGGTACGATTGTAAACATGATAGAACCCGTTCGGTCTTAAAACGCTCTGTCTGTTTTTCATTCTCGTGCTTACAACTAAACCCTGTCAGAGTTTTGAACTCTGACAGGGTTTTCATTCAATTCAAACTGGCATACTTCAAGCTCTTATCCGTCCCCTCAAAACAGGCGGCTAAGCTGGCCGTAGTTTCCTGCAACGCCAACATTAAAGGCCGCTGACGTTTGCCCACCATGGTGTCCATGGTCAGTACCCCCAGCAGATGCGCTTTTGCCTCCTTCTCCACCTCATTGGTCATGCCGTGTTCTTCTATCCAATCAAGCACCAGCCTATCTACAAACGGACGGTAAGGTTCCATAATATCATCTGCCAAGCAGTAACTGTTGTACTGATTGCGATGGAAGATGCCCAATGTGGGATGCAGACCACTCCCCGCCAATGACCTTGCCGTAGCAGCCCGCAATATGGCATAACCGTAATTGAGCATGGCATTGGGCGCATCACCGAACCGCTCTCTTCTAAAATCGCTTCCTAACAGGCGCGGCCAGTAAATGGCCGCCCCCTTCGCTTCCTCATTGGTAGGGTCGCCACTGCGCACCTGCTTGGCCTTGAACAATAATGCCTCGTGGTCCTTCCCCTCCTGTTTCAGAATAGCCGCCTGATTTACCAGCTTCTGCTTCACCGTCTGCATCCACAGGTTTTTCTTCAGCGGTTCACTCGCCTCTAGTTGTGAACGAAAGCGTTTGGTCTGTACAAGATTACCATCCAAATTGAGCAACATACCGTTGGGTAGGAACTTCTCGTTGCAGAAGATAACCGCCACATTATGCTGCAAGAACAACCGCATAATGCCCTGACTGAACGTGATCTGCGGATGCTCCAGCACCACAAAACCAAGATCCTCCACAGGGCGCGTATGCACCTCCCCTGTTTCCTTATCGTCTATCACTAACTGTTCCAGTCGGCTATGCAAATGATAGGGCTTGCTGAAGAAGAGGGTCTTATTGGCCATTGTATTTGTGTTTGATCGATCAAGTCTAACCTAAACCCTGTCAGAGTTTTTGAACTCTGACAGGGTTCTTCGTGGCTAAAAATCAAAGGTTATCTGCCCACTACGGCTTATTTCAAATCCTTCTCCACTTGCCAAAAAATTCCAACTGTTTCTGGTCAATACGATTTGTTCCCAAGGAGAATCAAGGTCAATTGAACTCTTCTCCTTCAGGTCAGAGGCTGCACGTGCTTCTGTATGTGGCCTGAAGTAAAGCCTGCCACTTTTATCAAATTTCACAAGCTGGTACATTCTGGCACTCAGTTGTTTGGTGGATAAACCTTTAAGCTCGTCAGGATGGTTCTCGTAGAATAGAGCTAGAATTCCCTTTGTCAGCTTGAATTTCAGTTTTAAACCCTTTGGGCTCACCTCTGACACCGCCATTCCATTGGAAGCCTCCAGCATATTCAGAATAGTGAAATCTCGAATTATCTTACCATTCTTATCCGTTCCCTCGTAAACCGCAAATAAATGATTGCCATCATTCATTACATGATAGTTTGCCTTATGCGCGTGTCTTGAAACATGGCTGTGCGGTTTCAAATGGATAGGGTCGGTTACCGTTGGCTGGTACACTCTTACCTTCTTGATGGGCGTAAACTGCGTTTTGCCTTCTCGTGGCGGTATGCGGTAGAGGTCATTCTCAATACGTAGTTTGATGGCCTTTATCTGTGCATCAATGGCTGCAAGTTCTTCTTCCTCGGCCTTTTTACGCAGCTTGTTCAGTTCTGCGATCTCTTTATTGAGCGCGTTCTCCGTATTACGGGCTGCCTTTACGATTTCCTTAACCTTCTCGTCAACTATGTTTTCCAGTTCATTATCTTTTAAACCACTTATCTCCTTCCTAACCACATAAAACACTTTCTCCACCACGTTGCCGTCCTTATCCAACGTTGGTTTGTTCACATCCTTGTTCGCTGGCCTCAGGATGGCACCATAGAAAGTATCCTTGTGCAATGAACCCCGTGCCGAATCTCCTTGCAGATAGACCACCTTGCCATTCTTGTCCTTGTCTATCTTTCCACGTTTACGCCTTTTTCTCTTGGAGGCTTTGCCCACGTTGTCAGGTGAATGATGCACTACCAGCACCTCATCCCGTAGGGCTTTTACATTCTCAGTAAAGCCTTTCCACGGCTTGGCGGCCTCCAAAATGGCCTTGGCTGCTTTGATGTTCCCATCCTCTTCCTTGCGCCAAGCCGAGGCGAGCACATCATATTTCTGTTTACTCATGCAGGCTATCACCACGGCATCTTGACAATGGTGCGTGTGGTTGCTTCGGTCTTTGGGCAAGTAAATTCGTTCGCTATTGGCATCGTGCAAGTAGTTTCCATTCTCATCTTTGGCAAATTCATGCAGCCCCCATGCTTTGCGGAACTGATCCACCATGGAACCCTTAACGGAGTACACCTTGGGAAATAACGAAGCAAGAAATGCCCTCGATAGTTTGGAGATGATGCCGATATCGACCTTCTGGCTGTTCTTGAAACCGCTTTTCACTTCCTTCATGGCAAAACGTTCGTACTTGCCGTGCAGGTAGTCGCGTTCCAACCGCAACAGATGCCGTTTTTCAATTCGGGCATCTTTAGCCTCTTTGGTGGTTGATGCTTTTACGGCTCGTGAAACAGCTTCTATCTGTCTGTCCAACGCCTCATATTGGTCTTTCCAATGCTGAACATTTTCAAGGATGTCATCATGGTTCGGACAATCAGCAGGTATCCTGTTCTTCTTTACCTCGCGATTGTACTCACGGTCGCAGAGCGTTTTATTCATGTCTGAGTTATCCTCAGAAATACTGCGAGGCAGGGTGTGTTCAATATCGAACTTGGGATCAGAACCAACGAAGTCACAAACGGAAATCGTCTTGTTCGTATAGATACATTTCTTCCCCTGTTCAAGCCAAAGTTTGTACTTCAGAACATCATCTTCATTGGGCGTAATGCTCTTGCCACATTCCTTTTCGTAGAGTATGGCAATCTCTTTTCGGTTAGCCGCCTTTTCATCTTCCAACCGTTTCTGCCATTTCTGTATGGCCTTGCGCTTATTGGCATCATTCAACTCGCGCGAAAGCTCTATGTGAATAATGGTCTCTTCATCTATAATGTCCTCTTTGATGAGGGTATTGATCAGCTTGCGCAATTGATGCAACGAACGCATGGCCATCGGATTCCGCACCGAATTGGTCATCGGGCTTCCCAAGTACAATTTACCATCGGCAGCCCGTTCAGCATCTGGGTAGGTATCAATATCAGAAGGATGATAAAGCCTTTGTAATCGTGATTCGTCCGAACAAAGACTGTTATCTTTTATAAGGTCTAGCACCTTTTCGTCCAACCGCTTTTTGGGAAGGAATTTGCCTGTACGTATGCAGCTTAGGTATTTGGCCTCCACATCTGAAACAAGTTCCTTCCTTCGCTCCTCGTTCATGGCTTCAAGCCCTTTGTTTCCGTAGACCTCTATCAGTTTGTCTGCCACCATCTGATGATCAATGGCATCCAGTTGATGTGCACTATCATGCTTGTTCGGATACTGTTCCTTATAGGATGCAAGCAGGTCGTTTATCAGATTAACCCGCCTGTTGTCTTCCTTATCGTTGTCAATCACATCTTTGATGGCTCCCTTCAGGAAATCCTCATTTCCCTTCCA
It includes:
- the cas1 gene encoding type II CRISPR-associated endonuclease Cas1 yields the protein MANKTLFFSKPYHLHSRLEQLVIDDKETGEVHTRPVEDLGFVVLEHPQITFSQGIMRLFLQHNVAVIFCNEKFLPNGMLLNLDGNLVQTKRFRSQLEASEPLKKNLWMQTVKQKLVNQAAILKQEGKDHEALLFKAKQVRSGDPTNEEAKGAAIYWPRLLGSDFRRERFGDAPNAMLNYGYAILRAATARSLAGSGLHPTLGIFHRNQYNSYCLADDIMEPYRPFVDRLVLDWIEEHGMTNEVEKEAKAHLLGVLTMDTMVGKRQRPLMLALQETTASLAACFEGTDKSLKYASLN
- a CDS encoding type II CRISPR RNA-guided endonuclease Cas9, translated to MKRILGLDLGTNSIGWAVVNRYTEKVETNGLWRNEEHHDLQDKGVLIFSEGVKIEKGNESSKAAERTGYRSARKIKFRRKLRKYETLKVLIKEGMCPLTIEELEHWKSSINPENGKKRSFKHYPSSNAFREWLHTDNEGDKTERKKQRKNPYYLRAKALDEKLTKEELGRVFYHFAQRRGFLSNRLDSSDMSELEKLMPEIQQLLNLSVSLEELESELEEFFENYDLTQEEFKGVKTLRNSFLGTIKNNRSLPFEELKERLDKRLNKKDDLGKVKGGISELSEEISEGGFRTMGEYFYSLYTDAKPIRKRYTAREEHYLHEFHEICKAQNVNDALKKELEDAIFFQRPLKSQKGTVGKCSFEPSKSRCPVSHPDFEAFRMYAFLNNIKIKTPEDEKLRFLNEKEREKALGRFALKKPNFPFEEIAKAIAPKNDYAYYKGKDAGNKGYLFNYQMNATVAGCPVTARLKDVFGCELEDIHVTYTAKNGKGETVNKAVDYRDLWHVLFSFDSNERLVAYAKDKLGLSDKKANAFAAIRLKKDYAALSLKAINGILPYLKKGLLYSHAVFMAKLPDIIDVDKWKGNEDFLKGAIKDVIDNDKEDNRRVNLINDLLASYKEQYPNKHDSAHQLDAIDHQMVADKLIEVYGNKGLEAMNEERRKELVSDVEAKYLSCIRTGKFLPKKRLDEKVLDLIKDNSLCSDESRLQRLYHPSDIDTYPDAERAADGKLYLGSPMTNSVRNPMAMRSLHQLRKLINTLIKEDIIDEETIIHIELSRELNDANKRKAIQKWQKRLEDEKAANRKEIAILYEKECGKSITPNEDDVLKYKLWLEQGKKCIYTNKTISVCDFVGSDPKFDIEHTLPRSISEDNSDMNKTLCDREYNREVKKNRIPADCPNHDDILENVQHWKDQYEALDRQIEAVSRAVKASTTKEAKDARIEKRHLLRLERDYLHGKYERFAMKEVKSGFKNSQKVDIGIISKLSRAFLASLFPKVYSVKGSMVDQFRKAWGLHEFAKDENGNYLHDANSERIYLPKDRSNHTHHCQDAVVIACMSKQKYDVLASAWRKEEDGNIKAAKAILEAAKPWKGFTENVKALRDEVLVVHHSPDNVGKASKRKRRKRGKIDKDKNGKVVYLQGDSARGSLHKDTFYGAILRPANKDVNKPTLDKDGNVVEKVFYVVRKEISGLKDNELENIVDEKVKEIVKAARNTENALNKEIAELNKLRKKAEEEELAAIDAQIKAIKLRIENDLYRIPPREGKTQFTPIKKVRVYQPTVTDPIHLKPHSHVSRHAHKANYHVMNDGNHLFAVYEGTDKNGKIIRDFTILNMLEASNGMAVSEVSPKGLKLKFKLTKGILALFYENHPDELKGLSTKQLSARMYQLVKFDKSGRLYFRPHTEARAASDLKEKSSIDLDSPWEQIVLTRNSWNFLASGEGFEISRSGQITFDF